The genomic segment TCGCGTTCGCGGGGCTGGCCGCGGTGGTCTCCATGGTGCTGTCCATGCCGCTCATGGCGGACGCGGGTGGGGCCATCCGGTCCGGCATCGCGCACCGCCTGATGGCGCCGCTGGCGCGCGCCACGGAGGGCGTGTTCCCCTGGGTCTTCACGCTCGACCACGGGCTCGTGCGCTGGGTGCTCCTGATCCTCACCGCCGCCGTGATGGGCTGGGCGGGGAGGCAGTTCTTCCGCGGCGCGTGGAGCGGGATCCTGCACCGCAGCGCGGACATGAACACGCTCATAGCGGTGGGGACCGGAGCCGCGTTCCTGCTGAGCGCCGCCGCCACCGTCGCGCCGGGCCGTTTCCGCGCCGCCGGCCTGCCGCCCGACGTGTACTACGAGGCGGTGTCGATGATCATCGCGCTGGTCCTGCTGGGGAAGCTGCTGGAGGCGCGCGCCAAGGGCCGCACCTCCCGCGCGATTCACGCCCTCGTGGATCTTCAGCCGCAGCGCGCCATCCGCGTCGAGGACGGCCGCGAGCGCGAGGTCTCGGTGGACGATCTGGCCGTGGGGGACGAGGTGCTCGTGCGCCCGGGCGAACGGGTGCCGGTCGACGGCACGGTGCTGGCCGGCGAGAGCGCCGTGGACGAGGCCACGTTCACGGGAGAGCCGGTGCCGGTGGCCAAGCAGAGCGGGGACGACGTCCTGGGGGGCAGCGTGAACGGGGACGGCCTGCTGCGCATCCGGGCGACCCGGGTGGGCTCCGATACCGCGCTTTCGCAGGTCGTGCGGATGGTGGAGCAGGCGCAGGGCGCCCGGCCCGACATCCAGCGCATGGTGGACCGCGTCGCGGGGGTCTTCGTGCCGGTGGTGGTGGTCGTCGCGCTGATCGCGTTCGGCGCGTGGCTGCTGGTCGGCCCCGTGCCCAGGCTGCCCTTCGCGACCGTGGCGTTCGTCACGGTCCTCATCATCGCGTGTCCCTGCGCGCTCGGCCTGGCCACGCCCACCGCTGTCATGGTCGCGACCGGGCGGGCGGCGGGCCGCGGGCTGCTGTACCGGGGCGGGGACGCGCTCGAGCGCGCGGCCTCGGTGACCCGCGTGGCGCTGGACAAGACCGGGACGCTCACGGAGGGCCGCCCGCGCGTCGTGGACGTGTCCGCCGCCGAGGGCTTCTCCGAGGCCGACGTTCTGGGCGCGGCCGCCTCCGTGGAACGGGGCTCGGCGCACCCGCTGGCCGCGGCGATCCGCGAGGCGGCCGAGGCCGCCGCCGTCGCGCCCGCGCAGGCGCACGAATTCCGCGCGCACGGTGGGCGCGGCGTGGAGGCGCGCGTGGACGGCGTTCACGTGGCGGTAGGCAACGCCTCGTTCATGGCCGAGCAGGGCCTGGACGCGGCGCCGTGGTCGACCACCGACGAAGAAGCAGCCACCGCGGTTTTCGTCGCCCGTGACGGGAAGCTGGCTGGAGCGATTCGCATAGCCGACCGCGTGAAGGCGGGCGCCGCCGAGGCAGTGCGCGACCTGCGCAGGGCAGGCGTGGACGTGCTCCTGGTCACGGGCGATGCGGACGGCCCGGCGCGGTTCGTCGCGCGCGAAGTGGGAATCGACGACGTGCGCGCGGGCGTGCTGCCCGCAGGCAAGCTGGAGGTCATCGAGGAGCTCCAGCGCCAGGGACACGTGGTGGCCATGGTGGGCGACGGCGTTAACGACGCGCCGGCGCTGGCTCGCGCGGACGTGGGCGTGGCGATCGGCACGGGCGCGGACGTCGCGCTCGAGGCGTCCGACGTCACCCTGGTCGGCGGCGATCCCCGCGGCGTGGCCGCGGCGCTGCGCATCGCCCGGCGGGCACGAGCGGTCATCCGCCAGAACCTGTTCTGGGCCTTCTTTTACAACGTGATCGGCATCCCCATCGCCGCGGGGATACTCTATCCCTCGTTCGGCGTCCTGCTGTCGCCGGTGATCGCCAGCGCGGCGATGGCGCTGAGCTCGGTGAGCGTCGTGACAAACAGCCTGAGGCTCAACCGCGCGTGAGGGGCGCCGCGCTGGCCGTGCTCAGCTTCGGCGCGCTCGCGCTGCTCCCCGGGCGACCGGTGGTGGTGGGCTTCGCGGTCCTGCTCGGCCTCGCCGCCGGCGTGTACGTGGGCTTCGCGCTGCCCTCCGCGAGCGCGGGCGAGCAGCGCTTGCAGTGGATCGTGGCGATCGGCTTCGTCGCTCTGGCGGTGATCGGCGCCACGTCCCTGCCGTGGCTGCTGGTGGCGGGCTGGCTGGCGCACGCCGCGTGGGACGCCCGCCATCACACGACCAGAGACGGGATCGCACCTGCGCCGCCCTGGTACGCGCGCCTGTGCCTGGTCTACGACGTGGCCGCCGCGATGATCTTGACCGGCTGGTATCTTCTGGCGTGAGGCGCCGGCTGGAGCCGACGGCGCAAACGAAGGAACGAGAGGCGTTTCAATGACGAAGACGAAGCTGCGTATTGAAGGAATGAGCTGTGGGCACTGCGCGCACGCGGTGACCCAGGCGTTGGAATCGGTGCCGGGAGTCCAGCAGGCGCGCGTGGACCTGGAGGGCGGGAGCGCTGAGGTCGAGCACGAGGGCGCCGACCGCGCGGCGCTCGTGGGCGCCGTCATGGATGAAGGCTACTCGGCGGAAGAGCTCGCCTGACCGGGTCCGCTCAGCCGCCCCCCGGATAGACGTAGGCGTCGGCGATACCTCCCAGCGCGGGACGCGCCGGCTCCAGCTCGGCCTCGACGCCCGGCCACGTGAGCGCCGACAGCGTGGCCTGTCCGAGCCCTTCGTCGTCGGCGAGCGGCGCGAGCGTCGCGCTGCCGGACCAGACGCGCCGGGCATCGCCGTAGAAGCCGGTGCCCCCGAATCCCGCCACCGGCGCTCCGCCGCCCACTTCCCGCGGGCCATCCGCCAGAACGGTGTACAGGCCGGAGCCGAAGCGCCCCTCCAGCAGTTGGCCCAGGCCGTCGGGCGAGCTGGTTGCGCCTCCACCCGCCGACACCCGCACGCGGACGCCGCGCAGCACGTCCAGGCCGTCGGCGACCACCACGATTCGCGCGCTCGGTTCCCTGCGGAGCAGGGCCTCGACGAGGACGTCGCGCGCGTGCGCCGACCGTTCGGCCCACCGGCGCACGGCCTGCGCCGGCGACGACGTGGTGGAGGGCGGCCAGTCGGCCGGCAGGAGCGCCAGCAGGCGGACCGCGCGATCCGCGCCGAGATCGTCGTTGAGGCGCCAGATGGCGCGATAGAAGTCCCTCAGCCCGGCGCCCCGTTCGCCTTCGGTCGGCGGCAGGAGGCTGGGTTCCTCGGGCGAGCTGGCCAGGTAGCGATCGAGCGCCGGCTGATGGCGCGCCGGGGCGGGGACGCCCACGGCCTCCAGCCCGGACCCGCGCGCGACCGAGTCGGTAGCCGCGATCACCACGCGCCACGCGGCGCGGTCGGCCACGGGAAGTCCGAACAACAACGCCTGGTGCCCGCGGGCCGCCTGGGCGAGGTGAGGAACGGGGTCGACGCCGATCTCGGCCAACCGAGCGACCGTCGTGTCACGCTCGGGGTCTACCCGCTGCAGGAGAAGGAGCGCGACCACGGCCCCGAGGACGAGCAGGAACCCGATCGTCCCCGCCAACCGACGGGGCCGACCCGGGCGCACGCCCGTAGCGTACCTCAAGCCTCCTCATCGGCGGGCTCGAAATCCAGCGCGGCGGAGTTGACGCAGTAACGCGTGCCCGTGGGCCCGGGGCCGTCCGGAAAGACGTGGCCCAGATGGGCATCGCAGCGAGAGCACAGAACCTCCGTTCTGACCATGAACAGGCTCCGGTCCTCACGCGATACGACCCGCTCGGCGTCGACCGGCTCGTAGAAGCTCGGCCAGCCGGAGCCCGAATCGTACTTGGTGTCGGATGAGAAAAGCGGCTCCCCGCAGCACACGCACCTGTACGTGCCCGCGGCCTTGTGGTCGTGGTATCGGCCCGTGAACGCCCGCTCGGTGCCCCCGCGCCGGGCGATCTCGTACTGCTCGGGCGTCAACCGCTCGCGCCACTCGACGTCCGTCCCGGGGAGGTCTTCCGGGTCGCTCACACCCTC from the Gemmatimonadota bacterium genome contains:
- a CDS encoding DUF6010 family protein: MRGAALAVLSFGALALLPGRPVVVGFAVLLGLAAGVYVGFALPSASAGEQRLQWIVAIGFVALAVIGATSLPWLLVAGWLAHAAWDARHHTTRDGIAPAPPWYARLCLVYDVAAAMILTGWYLLA
- the msrB gene encoding peptide-methionine (R)-S-oxide reductase MsrB, which gives rise to MSDPEDLPGTDVEWRERLTPEQYEIARRGGTERAFTGRYHDHKAAGTYRCVCCGEPLFSSDTKYDSGSGWPSFYEPVDAERVVSREDRSLFMVRTEVLCSRCDAHLGHVFPDGPGPTGTRYCVNSAALDFEPADEEA
- a CDS encoding heavy-metal-associated domain-containing protein: MTKTKLRIEGMSCGHCAHAVTQALESVPGVQQARVDLEGGSAEVEHEGADRAALVGAVMDEGYSAEELA
- a CDS encoding copper-translocating P-type ATPase, translated to MPADLGAPVHPGSERGGAQTTDPQAFSVPLTGMTCAACAARIQRGLEKLDEVADAAVNFGSERARVLLAEGGSAADIVAAVRDLGYDVSTTDALLHVEGLATAHTGSPLEAALGRLPGVLRADVNLARETATVTHIAGTLSPRALADAARAAGYAVTAVDADDPAAVEAALRERQIGQLRRRFAFAGLAAVVSMVLSMPLMADAGGAIRSGIAHRLMAPLARATEGVFPWVFTLDHGLVRWVLLILTAAVMGWAGRQFFRGAWSGILHRSADMNTLIAVGTGAAFLLSAAATVAPGRFRAAGLPPDVYYEAVSMIIALVLLGKLLEARAKGRTSRAIHALVDLQPQRAIRVEDGREREVSVDDLAVGDEVLVRPGERVPVDGTVLAGESAVDEATFTGEPVPVAKQSGDDVLGGSVNGDGLLRIRATRVGSDTALSQVVRMVEQAQGARPDIQRMVDRVAGVFVPVVVVVALIAFGAWLLVGPVPRLPFATVAFVTVLIIACPCALGLATPTAVMVATGRAAGRGLLYRGGDALERAASVTRVALDKTGTLTEGRPRVVDVSAAEGFSEADVLGAAASVERGSAHPLAAAIREAAEAAAVAPAQAHEFRAHGGRGVEARVDGVHVAVGNASFMAEQGLDAAPWSTTDEEAATAVFVARDGKLAGAIRIADRVKAGAAEAVRDLRRAGVDVLLVTGDADGPARFVAREVGIDDVRAGVLPAGKLEVIEELQRQGHVVAMVGDGVNDAPALARADVGVAIGTGADVALEASDVTLVGGDPRGVAAALRIARRARAVIRQNLFWAFFYNVIGIPIAAGILYPSFGVLLSPVIASAAMALSSVSVVTNSLRLNRA